A genomic window from Silene latifolia isolate original U9 population chromosome Y, ASM4854445v1, whole genome shotgun sequence includes:
- the LOC141630755 gene encoding uncharacterized protein LOC141630755 translates to MNRVGKQRDINYFLQNNNIGLLGLLETKIKNKAFNKAASSFSNWCITTNNGYHSGGRIWVLWKPNLFRVHVLEYNAQYVHMKVEYLVDRRSFWLTMVYAFNGIHDRDSLWDNLRRVASLVSGPWAIAGDFNCVLSALERVGGNTPSGEIKPFRRCVADCGVVEIAVVGALYTWNNKQKPEERIYSRIDRFLVNKAWCDNFIDLYAHFLP, encoded by the coding sequence ATGAATAGAGTAGGAAAGCAACGAGATATTAATTATTTTTTGCAGAATAATAATATAGGCTTACTTGGTTTactagaaacaaaaataaagaataaGGCTTTTAACAAGGCTGCTAGTAGTTTTTCTAACTGGTGCATCACAACTAATAATGGTTATCATTCTGGTGGACGCATTTGGGTGCTTTGGAAACCCAATCTTTTTAGAGTACATGTGTTGGAGTACAATGCTCAGTATGTTCACATGAAAGTTGAATATCTGGTGGATAGGAGGAGTTTTTGGTTAACTATGGTTTATGCCTTCAATGGTATTCATGATAGAGATTCTCTGTGGGATAATTTGAGAAGGGTTGCTAGTCTTGTATCTGGACCATGGGCAATTGCAGGTGACTTCAATTGTGTTCTTTCAGCTTTAGAGAGAGTGGGTGGAAATACTCCCTCTGGTGAGATAAAACCTTTTAGAAGGTGTGTGGCTGACTGTGGAGTGGTGGAAATTGCTGTAGTAGGGGCTTTGTATACATGGAATAATAAGCAGAAACCTGAAGAAAGAATATACAGCAGGATTGACAGGTTTTTAGTTAATAAAGCCTGGTGTGACAACTTCATTGATCTATATGCACATTTCCTGCCATAG